In a genomic window of Streptomyces koelreuteriae:
- a CDS encoding LLM class flavin-dependent oxidoreductase has product MHSRIGLFLSPVHETGQDPHLAIRRNLDLVEYVDDLNFDEAWFGEHHTLGWGLVGAPETLIAAASQRTTQIKLAHGVVPLSGHHPFHVASRAVHLDHLTRGRYILGVGPGVPFDAKMFGLEQPVQRRRLEEALPTVLELVNGDERITQQTDWFDLRDAKLQLPRFSPQGIEVAVATSGTSQSSPRLIGQYGLSMTSFALPFALLTPGAPAHINLAHQWKYAEEAAAEHGQTLDRDKWRIALPVHVAETREEAFADVREGYDRWLFEYFGKAAGREVLSPDVPREKALEARVEAGGALVGSVDDVVAGIERLHEITGGFGTLLVYVADWTSWEKTNRSMELLARHVAPRINGSAARPQEAVDFAIASRKK; this is encoded by the coding sequence ATGCACAGCCGTATCGGTCTCTTCCTGTCCCCCGTCCACGAGACCGGCCAGGACCCGCACCTCGCGATCCGCCGCAACCTGGACCTCGTCGAGTACGTCGACGACCTCAACTTCGACGAGGCGTGGTTCGGCGAGCACCACACGCTGGGCTGGGGCCTGGTCGGTGCGCCCGAGACGCTGATAGCCGCCGCGTCCCAGCGCACCACCCAGATCAAGCTGGCCCACGGCGTCGTACCGCTCTCCGGCCACCACCCCTTCCACGTGGCGAGCCGCGCGGTCCACCTCGACCACCTCACCCGCGGCCGGTACATCCTGGGCGTCGGCCCGGGCGTGCCCTTCGACGCGAAGATGTTCGGCCTGGAGCAGCCGGTGCAGCGCCGCCGGCTGGAGGAGGCCCTGCCGACGGTCCTGGAGCTGGTCAACGGCGACGAGCGGATCACACAGCAGACGGACTGGTTCGACCTGCGCGACGCCAAGCTCCAGCTGCCGCGCTTCAGCCCGCAGGGCATCGAGGTCGCGGTCGCGACGTCCGGCACCTCGCAGTCCAGCCCGCGCCTGATCGGCCAGTACGGGCTGAGCATGACCTCGTTCGCGCTGCCCTTCGCCCTCCTCACGCCGGGCGCCCCCGCGCACATCAACCTGGCCCACCAGTGGAAGTACGCGGAGGAGGCCGCCGCCGAGCACGGGCAGACCCTGGACCGCGACAAGTGGCGTATCGCGCTGCCGGTGCACGTGGCCGAGACCCGCGAGGAGGCGTTCGCGGACGTCCGCGAGGGCTACGACCGCTGGCTGTTCGAGTACTTCGGCAAGGCGGCCGGCCGTGAGGTCCTCAGCCCCGACGTGCCGCGCGAGAAGGCGCTGGAGGCCCGGGTCGAGGCGGGCGGCGCGCTCGTCGGCTCGGTGGACGACGTGGTCGCCGGCATCGAGCGGCTGCACGAGATCACCGGCGGCTTCGGCACGCTGCTCGTCTACGTCGCCGACTGGACGTCCTGGGAGAAGACCAACCGCAGCATGGAGCTGCTGGCCCGTCATGTCGCCCCCCGCATCAACGGCTCGGCGGCCCGGCCGCAGGAGGCCGTGGACTTCGCGATCGCCAGCCGGAAGAAGTAG
- a CDS encoding ATP-grasp domain-containing protein translates to MSSTPTRPVAVIVDGYSAGNFYPAAFAAYGTDVVHVQSTPELIPAMAPPDLTAYRENIPGHGDESALVERLRALDPVCVIAGQESSVPLADRLSEAVGVPSNGSALSPARRDKYEMIETLRRAGVRCARQLKTDDPDAAVDWAEEHGSYPVVVKPLSSAASDGVFVCDGPDAVRAAARTVLDAPNMFGLANTEILVQSYLKGTEYIVDTVSRGGERYVCGVWEYEKTLLPSGKNIYNRDLLADPYDNPVVAELTAYVDEVLAALGVAWGPAHAEVIVTDEGPVLVEIGTRLNGNINAPFHDVCLGHNQAALTAQAYTRPDAFRAEYAGRTYTRLQPAVVYNAPTELDGVVSSVDETAVAEIRGLESVFLATVKYTPGARIKPTVDLLTSSMRVFLTAPDETALTAGYEKVRALKDAVYRVA, encoded by the coding sequence ATGAGCAGCACGCCCACGCGCCCCGTGGCGGTGATCGTCGACGGCTACTCCGCCGGCAACTTCTACCCCGCCGCCTTCGCCGCGTACGGCACGGACGTCGTCCACGTCCAGTCCACCCCGGAGCTGATCCCGGCGATGGCACCGCCGGACCTCACCGCCTACCGGGAGAACATCCCCGGACACGGCGACGAGAGCGCCCTCGTCGAGCGGCTGCGGGCCCTCGACCCGGTGTGCGTGATCGCCGGCCAGGAGTCGTCCGTACCGCTCGCCGACCGGCTGAGCGAGGCGGTCGGCGTCCCCTCCAACGGCTCGGCGCTGTCACCGGCCCGCCGCGACAAGTACGAGATGATCGAGACGCTGCGCCGCGCCGGGGTGCGCTGCGCACGCCAGCTCAAGACCGACGACCCGGACGCGGCGGTCGACTGGGCCGAGGAGCACGGCAGTTACCCGGTGGTCGTCAAACCGCTGAGCTCGGCGGCCTCCGACGGCGTCTTCGTCTGCGACGGCCCCGACGCGGTGCGCGCGGCCGCCCGGACCGTCCTCGACGCCCCGAACATGTTCGGCCTCGCCAACACCGAGATCCTCGTGCAGTCCTACCTCAAGGGCACCGAGTACATCGTCGACACCGTCAGCCGCGGCGGCGAGCGGTACGTCTGCGGGGTCTGGGAGTACGAGAAGACGCTGCTGCCGTCCGGCAAGAACATCTACAACCGCGACCTCCTCGCCGACCCGTACGACAACCCGGTGGTCGCCGAACTCACCGCGTACGTCGACGAGGTCCTCGCCGCCCTCGGCGTCGCCTGGGGGCCGGCCCACGCCGAGGTCATCGTCACCGACGAGGGTCCCGTCCTGGTCGAGATCGGCACCCGCCTCAACGGCAACATCAACGCCCCCTTCCACGACGTGTGCCTCGGCCACAACCAGGCGGCGCTCACCGCGCAGGCGTACACCCGGCCCGACGCGTTCCGCGCCGAGTACGCCGGCCGGACGTACACGAGGCTTCAGCCCGCCGTCGTCTACAACGCCCCGACCGAGCTCGACGGGGTCGTGTCCTCCGTCGATGAGACGGCCGTGGCCGAGATCCGCGGCCTGGAGAGCGTCTTCCTCGCGACGGTCAAGTACACGCCCGGCGCCCGGATCAAGCCCACGGTCGACCTGCTGACCAGCTCGATGCGGGTGTTCCTCACGGCACCGGACGAGACGGCCCTGACGGCCGGCTACGAGAAGGTCCGCGCGCTGAAGGACGCGGTGTACCGGGTCGCCTGA
- a CDS encoding flavin reductase family protein, whose translation MLEQRSFRDILGRFTTGVVLVTADTAEGPKGMAVNSFTSVSLTPPLVALCAADTSSTWPAIREAGSFAVTILGDRHAELCRLFSTKGADRFAAGAWSTTRAGHPIPADGLGWLDCRITTVHPAGDHELVIAEALEGALTAQEGPLVFHAGRFTALAAA comes from the coding sequence ATGCTGGAGCAACGCTCGTTCCGCGACATACTCGGCCGGTTCACCACGGGAGTGGTCCTGGTCACCGCCGACACGGCCGAAGGCCCCAAGGGCATGGCGGTCAACTCCTTCACCTCCGTCTCCCTCACCCCGCCGCTGGTCGCCCTGTGCGCCGCGGACACGTCCTCGACCTGGCCGGCGATCCGTGAGGCCGGTTCCTTCGCGGTCACGATCCTCGGCGACCGGCACGCCGAGCTGTGCCGCCTGTTCAGCACCAAGGGCGCCGACCGTTTCGCCGCGGGCGCCTGGTCCACGACCCGGGCCGGGCATCCCATCCCCGCGGACGGTCTCGGCTGGCTGGACTGCCGCATCACCACGGTCCACCCGGCGGGCGACCACGAGTTGGTCATCGCCGAGGCCCTGGAAGGCGCCCTGACAGCCCAGGAGGGCCCCCTGGTCTTCCACGCGGGCCGCTTCACGGCTCTGGCAGCGGCCTGA